Proteins encoded together in one Manduca sexta isolate Smith_Timp_Sample1 unplaced genomic scaffold, JHU_Msex_v1.0 HiC_scaffold_2261, whole genome shotgun sequence window:
- the LOC119192024 gene encoding uncharacterized protein LOC119192024: MVEFALENNQAGTSGDFRQYHENYAYNMHQNQRNPTYDSPKPPIPAKTYGANPDSKQITVTVETGKDNTRDAPKSNKSVSKTYHTLKDMISSRFKSKENSDEKNEEPSLNNSEERKRPEPEQVTPRDTGARKMEQGIYGRPVLQNRPEMQYGHGMANNLAYPSPSPHRQLMQQQIVQQQLLLNHQARSQEMLASPPHRPQPQALGADALYQQYGPPGRRSAVYQREDVRSMGNFTSLKTGPQSQ; this comes from the exons ATGGTCGAGTTTGCGCtggaaaat AACCAAGCGGGAACCTCGGGCGACTTCAGACAGTACCACGAAAACTATGCTTACAACATGCACCAGAACCAAAGGAATCCCACGTACGATTCACCGAAACCTCCCATTCCCGCCAAAACTTACGGAGCCAACCCTGACTCCAAACAGATCACTGTGACTGTTGAAACTGGGAAAGATAATACGAGAGACGCACCTAAGAGTAATAAGTCTGTCAGTAAAACGTACCACACACTCAAAGATATGATATCAAGTAGGTTTAAGAGTAAAGAGAATAGCGATGAGAAGAACGAAGAACCCAGTTTGAATAACAGTGAGGAAAGGAAGAGGCCTGAACCGGAACAAGTGACCCCGAGGGATACAGGGGCTCGGAAAATGGAGCAGGGGATATATGGCAGGCCGGTGTTGCAGAACAGGCCCGAGATGCAGTATGGACACGGGATGGCGAATAACTTGGCGTATCCCAGCCCCTCACCTCACAG ACAACTAATGCAGCAACAGATAGTCCAGCAGCAGTTGCTGTTAAACCATCAAGCTCGGTCACAAGAGATGTTGGCATCGCCACCCCACCGGCCTCAACCACAAGCTCTTGGGGCCGACGCCCTGTACCAGCAGTACGGACCTCCTGGGAGGAGAAGCGCAGTGTACCAGCGGGAGGATGTTAGATCCATGGGCAACTTCACTTCGCTGAAGACTGGGCCGCAGAGTCAG